Proteins encoded by one window of Actinocorallia herbida:
- a CDS encoding MFS transporter, with protein MTLQESAASRVNPLRPAMASLIGTAIEWYDYFVYGLAAAVVFGPLFFPEFSPTAGTLAAFATYSVGFLARPVGGVVMGHFGDRVGRKTMLVTSLLVMGTATMCIGLLPTYSTIGVWAPVLLVVLRFVQGLAVGGEWGGAVLMAVEHAPQSRKAFYGSFPQMGVPAGLILANLVLLGVSNAVGDAAFLAWGWRLPFLASAVLVIVGLFLRLSVEESPAFLQMTEQEQRRLPIIDVVRDHWRKVLLISGAFIGINAVAYVFMTFLLTYTTQVLKMERSTVLTISLAAAGVWLLVTPWASILSDRHGRRRVLLSGSIALSVFALVLLPAADTTRLPLLIGAVLGLAVTMGAVYGPMAALFSSQFPTPIRYSGTSLGYQIGSLLGGGIAPTVATALLSGYGSSTPITVYLVGTTVISLGCVAALVRSQPDAAGVSTSDAHRRTGATG; from the coding sequence ATGACCCTTCAGGAGAGCGCCGCCTCTCGCGTCAATCCCCTCAGACCGGCCATGGCCAGCCTTATCGGCACGGCCATCGAGTGGTACGACTACTTCGTCTACGGGCTCGCCGCCGCCGTCGTGTTCGGCCCGCTCTTCTTCCCCGAGTTCTCGCCCACGGCCGGCACGCTGGCCGCCTTCGCCACCTATTCGGTCGGATTCCTCGCCCGTCCCGTGGGCGGCGTCGTCATGGGGCACTTCGGGGACAGGGTAGGCCGCAAGACGATGCTGGTGACCTCACTGCTGGTCATGGGCACCGCGACCATGTGCATCGGGCTTCTCCCGACCTACTCCACCATCGGGGTCTGGGCGCCGGTCCTCCTGGTGGTCCTCCGCTTCGTGCAGGGTCTCGCGGTGGGCGGCGAGTGGGGCGGAGCTGTGCTCATGGCCGTCGAACACGCACCGCAGTCGCGCAAGGCCTTCTACGGAAGCTTTCCGCAGATGGGCGTGCCGGCCGGCCTCATCCTCGCGAACCTCGTCCTGCTGGGTGTGTCGAACGCGGTCGGCGACGCCGCCTTCCTCGCCTGGGGCTGGAGGCTGCCGTTCCTCGCCAGCGCCGTGCTCGTCATCGTCGGACTCTTCCTGCGGCTGAGCGTCGAGGAGAGCCCTGCCTTCCTCCAGATGACCGAGCAGGAGCAGAGACGGCTTCCGATCATCGATGTCGTCCGCGACCACTGGCGCAAGGTCCTACTGATCTCGGGAGCGTTCATCGGGATCAACGCGGTGGCCTACGTGTTCATGACCTTCCTGCTCACCTACACCACGCAGGTCCTGAAGATGGAACGGAGCACCGTCCTCACCATCAGCCTGGCCGCGGCCGGGGTCTGGCTCCTCGTCACGCCCTGGGCATCGATCCTGTCGGATCGCCACGGACGGCGCCGCGTGCTTCTCAGCGGATCCATCGCCTTGAGCGTGTTCGCGCTCGTCCTGCTCCCGGCGGCCGACACGACGCGCCTGCCCCTTCTCATCGGCGCGGTGCTCGGTCTCGCCGTGACGATGGGTGCGGTGTACGGGCCGATGGCGGCGCTGTTCTCCAGCCAGTTCCCCACACCGATCCGGTACAGCGGCACGTCCCTCGGCTATCAGATCGGCTCGCTCCTGGGAGGCGGCATCGCGCCCACCGTCGCCACCGCGTTGCTTTCGGGCTACGGCTCCAGCACCCCCATAACGGTGTACCTGGTCGGCACCACCGTCATCAGCCTCGGCTGTGTCGCGGCGCTGGTCCGGTCGCAGCCGGACGCCGCCGGGGTCAGCACCTCCGACGCTCACAGGCGAACCGGCGCCACAGGATGA
- the paaK gene encoding phenylacetate--CoA ligase PaaK — MTGEMRTVSARRQVRGSLLHAAESMSVDELRALQLRRLRWSLRHAYENVPFYRKRFDEAGVRPEDCRELTDLAAFPVTTKQDLRDNYPFGMLAVPRDKIARVHASSGTTGEPTVVAYTADDIVTWSDLVARSIHAAGGRPGDMVHISYGYGLFTGGLGAHYGAERLGCTVVPASGGMTARQVRIINDFRPDVIMATPSYMLTLIEEFERQGLDPRESSLRVGVLGAEPWTEEMRAEIEERLDMDALDTYGLSEVIGPGVAQECLETKDGPHIWEDHFLPEVIDQDTGASVADGRSGELVFTSLTKQAFPVIRYRTRDLSALMPGTARPAFRRVSRVAGRSDDMIVLRGVNLFPSQIEELLLRSADLAPHFQLVRSKRGHLDDLTVRVERRAGTSEQRGAKAGDELRAAVKASIGVTVKVQVTDPYVIDRSEGKMRRIIDERRS; from the coding sequence ATGACCGGTGAGATGCGAACGGTGAGCGCACGTCGGCAGGTGCGCGGGAGCCTGCTCCATGCCGCTGAGTCGATGAGCGTCGACGAACTGCGGGCGTTGCAGCTGCGAAGACTGCGGTGGAGCCTGCGGCACGCCTATGAGAACGTTCCGTTCTATCGCAAGCGGTTCGATGAGGCCGGCGTCAGGCCGGAGGACTGTCGCGAACTCACGGATCTGGCCGCCTTTCCCGTCACGACCAAACAAGATCTTCGCGACAATTACCCCTTTGGCATGCTCGCCGTCCCGCGCGACAAGATCGCAAGGGTCCATGCGTCGAGCGGGACCACGGGTGAACCGACCGTCGTCGCCTACACCGCGGACGACATCGTCACCTGGTCGGATCTGGTGGCCCGGTCGATCCACGCGGCCGGCGGGAGGCCGGGCGACATGGTGCACATCTCCTACGGCTACGGCCTGTTCACCGGCGGCCTCGGCGCGCACTACGGAGCCGAGCGGCTGGGCTGCACGGTGGTTCCGGCATCCGGAGGCATGACGGCACGGCAGGTGCGGATCATCAACGACTTCCGGCCGGACGTGATCATGGCGACACCGTCATACATGCTCACGCTGATCGAGGAGTTCGAGCGGCAGGGCCTCGACCCGCGCGAGAGCTCCCTGCGGGTCGGCGTGCTCGGGGCGGAGCCCTGGACCGAGGAGATGCGCGCCGAGATCGAGGAGCGCCTGGACATGGACGCCCTCGACACCTACGGCCTCTCCGAGGTGATCGGGCCGGGCGTGGCCCAGGAGTGCCTTGAGACGAAGGACGGACCGCACATCTGGGAGGACCACTTCCTGCCGGAGGTGATCGACCAGGACACCGGCGCCTCCGTGGCCGATGGCCGGAGCGGAGAGCTGGTCTTCACCTCGCTCACCAAGCAGGCGTTCCCGGTGATCCGTTATCGCACCCGGGACCTGTCGGCCCTCATGCCCGGGACCGCGAGGCCGGCGTTCCGGCGGGTGAGCCGGGTGGCCGGGCGCAGCGACGACATGATCGTCCTGCGCGGAGTCAACCTCTTCCCTTCGCAGATCGAGGAGCTCCTGCTGCGGTCCGCCGACCTGGCTCCGCACTTCCAGCTCGTTCGCTCGAAACGCGGTCATCTCGACGACCTGACGGTGCGCGTCGAGCGCCGTGCCGGCACCTCCGAGCAGCGCGGCGCAAAAGCGGGCGACGAGCTTCGCGCCGCCGTCAAGGCATCGATCGGCGTGACCGTGAAGGTCCAGGTCACCGATCCGTATGTCATCGACCGTTCCGAGGGCAAGATGCGCCGGATCATCGACGAACGGCGCTCCTGA
- a CDS encoding AraC family transcriptional regulator — MPTSCSHYFKETIRAAEDRGIDGDFLLAKVGLTREQVDDPGWRGDVQQLASLVQLIWYALDDELMGFLDRPAKPGTFALMAYGVLAEPSLEQALRKGVLFYQLVNSSLGMTLTEDAGCIRLGIRFSRPELDPEHYFLEFWMTIWYRLVGWLAGATPPLVKATFAYPRPVTYADELRYIFRCDHVFDAAETSLCFDRDFLQQPVVRRRAEMKKFLSVAPLGFMVVPEDETSMARRVRTLLLGTRTLPLEFPQLAEVARHLNFTEQTLRRRLREESTSYREIKENIRRDIAVQRLINSSMPVQQIGELVGYAEARAFTRAFRQWTGSSPSQYREQLTQRLRPQDRTAGS, encoded by the coding sequence ATGCCGACATCATGCTCGCATTACTTCAAGGAGACCATCAGGGCCGCCGAGGACAGGGGAATAGATGGGGATTTCCTCCTTGCCAAGGTAGGCTTGACCAGAGAGCAGGTCGATGACCCCGGCTGGCGTGGTGACGTCCAGCAGCTGGCAAGTCTCGTTCAGTTGATCTGGTACGCGCTGGACGACGAGTTGATGGGTTTTCTGGACCGCCCGGCCAAGCCCGGCACCTTCGCCCTGATGGCCTACGGAGTACTGGCCGAACCATCTTTGGAACAAGCCCTGCGCAAAGGTGTTCTCTTCTATCAGTTGGTCAACTCCTCTCTGGGGATGACGCTCACAGAAGACGCAGGCTGCATCCGGCTCGGAATCAGGTTCAGCCGTCCGGAGCTGGATCCCGAGCACTATTTTCTCGAGTTCTGGATGACCATCTGGTACCGGCTCGTCGGTTGGCTCGCAGGTGCCACACCTCCTCTGGTAAAGGCGACTTTCGCCTATCCCAGGCCAGTGACCTACGCAGACGAGCTCCGCTACATCTTCCGCTGCGATCACGTGTTCGACGCCGCGGAGACCTCGCTGTGCTTCGACCGGGACTTTCTTCAGCAGCCGGTCGTCCGGCGGCGCGCAGAAATGAAGAAGTTCCTTTCGGTGGCGCCGCTCGGCTTCATGGTCGTTCCAGAGGACGAGACCAGCATGGCCAGGCGCGTCCGGACCCTGCTCCTCGGGACCCGGACGCTGCCCCTCGAGTTCCCTCAACTGGCGGAGGTCGCCCGGCATCTGAATTTCACCGAGCAGACACTGCGCCGCCGGCTTCGCGAAGAGTCGACCTCCTACCGCGAGATCAAGGAGAACATTCGCCGCGATATAGCGGTACAGCGGCTCATCAACAGTTCGATGCCCGTTCAACAGATCGGTGAGCTGGTCGGCTACGCCGAAGCCCGCGCCTTCACCCGGGCGTTCAGGCAATGGACGGGGTCGAGCCCCAGCCAGTACCGCGAGCAACTGACGCAGCGGCTCCGGCCGCAGGACCGGACAGCGGGAAGCTGA
- a CDS encoding TIGR03617 family F420-dependent LLM class oxidoreductase, which translates to MRLETLLPLGKVDPGLRTPETPLDIWSVAENAELLENLGYGGLAVEETKDDPFTVLALAAERTERLRLTTAVAIAFPRSPTIMAMNAWTLQKLSRGRFTLGLGTQVRGHIQRRYGMTWSAPGPWMREYVEAVRAVWNCWQNGTPLDFAGEHYNLSLMVPLFDAGPIENPDIPIHLASVNTGMCAVAGEVADGIRPHPVCTPSYIREVMLPAVRRGAQRSGRSLDSFRVCMKPLVASARTEEELLPKVRDARARIAFYASTPGYAVAFEHLGLGDLAGEAKLLSKEQRWEELPALIDDSVLHRFAVIGTYDEIGQRLLERFSDVVTDVEFSIGVRGPEDMETLAGLAKTIQDADDTAARASIAGEPAVLGSEARL; encoded by the coding sequence ATGCGGTTGGAGACCCTGCTCCCGCTGGGAAAAGTCGATCCGGGTCTTCGGACACCGGAGACGCCACTGGACATCTGGTCGGTCGCCGAGAACGCCGAACTACTGGAGAACCTGGGTTACGGCGGTCTCGCGGTCGAGGAGACGAAGGACGACCCGTTCACCGTCCTCGCGCTGGCGGCCGAGCGGACCGAGCGGCTCAGGTTGACCACTGCCGTGGCGATCGCGTTCCCGCGGAGCCCCACGATCATGGCGATGAACGCGTGGACGCTGCAGAAGCTCTCCCGCGGGCGGTTCACGCTGGGCCTGGGCACCCAGGTGCGGGGCCACATCCAGCGCCGCTACGGAATGACGTGGTCGGCCCCCGGACCGTGGATGCGAGAGTACGTCGAGGCGGTGCGCGCCGTCTGGAACTGCTGGCAGAACGGTACCCCGCTCGACTTCGCCGGTGAGCACTACAACCTGTCGCTCATGGTGCCGCTGTTCGATGCCGGGCCGATCGAGAACCCCGACATTCCCATCCACCTGGCCTCGGTGAACACGGGAATGTGCGCCGTGGCAGGGGAGGTCGCCGACGGGATCCGGCCCCATCCGGTGTGCACTCCGTCCTACATCCGGGAGGTCATGCTGCCCGCCGTCCGACGGGGGGCGCAGCGTTCCGGCCGGAGCCTGGATTCCTTCAGGGTGTGCATGAAGCCGCTGGTCGCCTCGGCCCGCACCGAGGAGGAGCTGCTGCCGAAGGTCCGCGACGCCCGCGCGCGCATCGCCTTCTACGCCTCCACCCCGGGATACGCAGTGGCCTTCGAGCACCTCGGGCTCGGCGACCTCGCCGGCGAGGCCAAGCTGCTGTCGAAGGAACAGCGCTGGGAGGAACTCCCGGCGCTCATCGACGACTCCGTCCTGCATCGGTTCGCGGTCATCGGAACCTACGACGAGATCGGGCAGCGCCTTCTGGAGCGGTTCTCCGACGTCGTCACCGATGTCGAGTTCTCCATCGGCGTCCGCGGCCCCGAAGACATGGAGACCCTGGCCGGGCTCGCCAAGACCATCCAGGACGCCGATGACACGGCCGCGCGCGCGAGCATCGCCGGTGAGCCGGCCGTCCTCGGCTCGGAGGCCCGGCTTTGA
- a CDS encoding phosphotransferase family protein, with protein MIATAPAGLTERELLAVAAWMDGRGLGSAPLTEVRPLGGGTQNIMVSFRRGERRYVLRRGPRHLRPRSNDAILRETRVLAALTDTPVPHPRLISSCDDPSLLDGAVFYLMDPIEGFNPSLELPAPHAADPSLRRRMAFNIVDALATLGTVDHQAVGLTGFGKPEGFLERQVPRWLAELDSYRRFPGYGGPDIPRLDDVATWLEQRRPSRWQAGILHGDFHCANVMFDRSSTEIAAIVDWEMSTIGDPLLDLGWLLATWRLPQAPTIFGGAFMESAGLPSAAELSTRYAERSSRDIDALTWYIVLACFKLGIVLEGTHARAAAGQAPQRTGEELHAMTLRLFERATHLMDGEQ; from the coding sequence TTGATCGCCACCGCGCCCGCGGGCCTCACAGAGCGGGAACTCCTCGCGGTCGCCGCATGGATGGACGGTCGTGGACTGGGCTCGGCGCCGCTCACCGAAGTGCGGCCGCTCGGAGGCGGCACCCAGAACATCATGGTGTCGTTCCGCCGGGGCGAACGTCGCTATGTCCTGCGCCGAGGCCCGCGCCACCTGCGTCCGCGAAGCAACGACGCCATCCTGCGCGAAACCCGAGTCCTCGCGGCACTGACCGACACCCCTGTCCCGCATCCCCGACTCATCTCCTCGTGCGACGACCCATCGCTGCTGGACGGCGCGGTCTTCTACCTGATGGACCCGATCGAGGGGTTCAACCCGAGCCTCGAACTTCCCGCCCCGCACGCCGCAGACCCGAGCCTCAGGCGCCGGATGGCCTTCAACATCGTCGACGCGCTCGCGACCCTCGGCACCGTCGATCACCAGGCCGTGGGGCTCACCGGCTTCGGCAAGCCGGAGGGCTTCCTGGAACGACAGGTTCCCCGCTGGCTCGCTGAACTCGACTCCTACCGACGGTTCCCCGGCTACGGCGGCCCGGACATCCCCCGCCTCGACGACGTCGCAACCTGGCTGGAGCAGAGGCGTCCCAGCAGGTGGCAGGCCGGAATCCTGCACGGGGACTTCCACTGCGCCAATGTGATGTTCGACCGGTCCTCCACCGAGATCGCTGCGATCGTGGACTGGGAGATGTCGACGATCGGGGACCCTCTCCTGGACCTCGGCTGGCTGCTCGCCACCTGGCGGCTGCCTCAGGCACCGACCATCTTCGGCGGCGCGTTCATGGAGTCGGCCGGGCTGCCGTCAGCGGCCGAGCTGAGCACCCGCTACGCGGAACGCAGCAGCCGGGATATCGACGCGCTCACCTGGTACATCGTCCTGGCCTGTTTCAAGCTCGGCATCGTCCTTGAGGGCACCCATGCCCGCGCGGCCGCCGGCCAGGCACCACAGCGCACCGGCGAAGAGCTGCACGCGATGACCCTGCGCCTGTTCGAGCGCGCGACACACCTCATGGACGGAGAACAATGA
- a CDS encoding acyl-CoA dehydrogenase family protein → MIDFSIPSDVAALRDEIRAFVVEEIVPYETDPRLTQHGPTDDLRAELVERARKRGLLTFQAPRRLGGREPSHVEQAVLYEAAGWSTLGPVALNCAAPDEGNMYLLAKIADEEQTAAYLQPVIDGWQRSVFAMTEPDGAGSDPAQLSTTAEFDGDGYTINGRKWLITGATGAKTWIIMADVPPNPHGPHGPTLFLCGGDETGIVIERVMSTMDRNYVEGHGVVRFEGLRLPKSALLGEVGNALRYAQMRLAPARLTHCMRWLGAAERAQAIAVEHARTRTAFGKPIGEHQGVSFMLADNEIALQQCRLAIWWACWRLDQGEKGRHESSMVKAAVSEELFRVADRCVQVLGGIGISDETPVAMIFRDIRAFRLYDGPTEVHKHAIARQVLRRGGGHR, encoded by the coding sequence ATGATCGACTTCAGCATCCCCTCCGACGTCGCTGCCCTGCGAGACGAGATCCGTGCCTTCGTCGTCGAGGAGATCGTTCCCTACGAGACCGATCCCCGGCTGACCCAGCACGGCCCGACCGACGACCTGCGCGCCGAGCTCGTCGAGCGGGCGCGCAAGCGCGGGCTGCTCACCTTCCAGGCGCCGCGCCGTCTGGGCGGCCGGGAGCCCTCCCACGTGGAACAGGCCGTGTTGTACGAGGCCGCCGGCTGGTCGACTCTCGGCCCGGTGGCGCTCAACTGCGCGGCGCCCGACGAGGGGAACATGTACCTGCTCGCCAAGATCGCCGACGAGGAGCAGACGGCCGCCTACCTCCAGCCGGTCATCGACGGGTGGCAGCGATCGGTGTTCGCGATGACCGAACCGGACGGCGCCGGTTCGGACCCGGCGCAGCTGTCGACGACCGCCGAGTTCGACGGCGACGGCTACACGATCAACGGCAGGAAGTGGCTGATCACCGGGGCGACGGGCGCGAAGACCTGGATCATCATGGCCGACGTGCCGCCGAACCCGCACGGACCGCACGGGCCGACGCTCTTCCTGTGCGGCGGTGACGAGACGGGAATCGTCATCGAACGGGTCATGTCGACGATGGACCGCAACTACGTCGAAGGGCATGGCGTGGTCCGGTTCGAGGGGCTGCGGCTACCGAAGTCCGCGCTCCTCGGCGAGGTCGGCAACGCGCTGCGCTACGCGCAGATGCGCCTGGCGCCCGCCCGTCTCACCCACTGCATGCGCTGGCTCGGCGCCGCCGAACGGGCGCAGGCCATCGCCGTCGAGCACGCACGGACCCGGACGGCCTTCGGCAAGCCCATCGGCGAGCACCAGGGCGTGTCCTTCATGCTGGCCGACAACGAGATCGCGCTCCAGCAGTGCCGGCTGGCGATCTGGTGGGCATGCTGGCGGCTCGACCAAGGCGAGAAGGGCCGCCACGAGAGCTCCATGGTCAAGGCGGCGGTGTCCGAAGAACTGTTCCGGGTGGCCGACCGGTGCGTGCAGGTGCTCGGCGGCATCGGCATCTCCGACGAGACCCCGGTCGCGATGATCTTCCGCGACATCAGGGCCTTCCGTCTCTACGACGGCCCCACCGAAGTGCACAAGCACGCGATCGCCAGGCAAGTGCTCCGCCGCGGTGGAGGGCACCGGTGA
- a CDS encoding CaiB/BaiF CoA transferase family protein, with protein MTAGSTGRGPLTGLRVVELAGIGPAPFAAMMLGDLGANVIRIDRPGGHAGNPVPPKLDLLNRNRRSIELDLKNPADLDVARTLLTSADVLIEGYRPGVAERLGLGPEDCHAVNPRLVYARMTGWGQTGPLADRAGHDINYISRVGALEPIGPREGTPVIPLNIVGDFGGGGMLLAFGLLAAVHHATRTGEGQVVDAAITDGTALLTTMLHTWRAAGLWIDRRAANMLDGGAHFYNVYATADGRFLSVGAIEPRFYRAFLNGLGVPFESDWITSHDDAGLWPAMRSRISEIIQCRTLEEWLAIFEGTDACVSPVLTPAEALTDAHNRARATFIDVDGVPQPAPAPRFDRTPPAHPRRQPVPGEHGDEIRSALLGGNPWRRNPGAAAGERKDHHG; from the coding sequence GTGACGGCCGGCAGCACGGGTAGAGGCCCTCTCACGGGTCTTCGGGTCGTCGAACTGGCGGGCATCGGCCCCGCACCGTTCGCCGCCATGATGCTCGGGGACCTCGGCGCGAACGTCATCCGGATCGACCGGCCCGGCGGGCACGCGGGCAATCCGGTACCGCCGAAGCTCGACCTGCTCAACCGCAATCGCCGGTCGATCGAGCTCGACCTCAAGAACCCCGCGGACCTCGACGTCGCCAGAACGCTTCTGACCTCGGCGGATGTCCTGATCGAGGGATACCGGCCCGGGGTAGCCGAGCGGCTCGGCCTGGGGCCGGAGGACTGCCATGCGGTCAATCCGAGACTGGTGTACGCGCGGATGACCGGGTGGGGCCAGACCGGTCCGCTGGCCGACCGAGCCGGGCACGACATCAACTACATCTCCCGCGTCGGCGCCCTCGAACCGATCGGACCGCGCGAGGGAACACCGGTGATCCCCCTCAACATCGTGGGGGACTTCGGCGGGGGCGGCATGCTCCTGGCCTTCGGTCTCCTGGCGGCCGTCCACCACGCCACGAGGACCGGCGAGGGCCAGGTCGTCGACGCGGCCATCACCGACGGCACCGCGCTGCTGACCACGATGCTGCACACATGGCGGGCCGCCGGACTGTGGATCGACCGGCGGGCAGCGAACATGCTCGATGGAGGAGCGCACTTCTACAACGTCTATGCCACAGCCGACGGCCGTTTCCTCAGCGTCGGAGCCATCGAGCCCCGGTTCTACCGGGCCTTTCTCAACGGCCTGGGGGTTCCTTTCGAGAGCGACTGGATCACAAGCCACGACGACGCCGGCCTCTGGCCGGCGATGAGGTCGAGGATCAGCGAGATCATCCAGTGCCGAACGCTCGAAGAGTGGCTGGCGATCTTCGAAGGCACCGATGCCTGCGTGTCTCCCGTGCTCACGCCCGCGGAGGCACTGACGGACGCCCACAACCGGGCCCGTGCGACCTTCATCGACGTCGACGGTGTGCCGCAGCCCGCACCGGCACCGCGTTTCGACCGGACGCCCCCCGCTCATCCGCGGCGGCAGCCCGTACCCGGAGAGCACGGCGACGAGATCCGCTCCGCCCTCCTCGGCGGGAACCCTTGGCGGCGGAACCCGGGCGCCGCGGCCGGAGAACGAAAGGAC